The following proteins are encoded in a genomic region of Streptomyces collinus Tu 365:
- a CDS encoding acyl-protein synthetase LuxE — translation MKPHLAPVEVPDLAALGHVQQLCDLAEPYAHGRAADELFAAAMAETNAWHAGRSSFFAALLDDPAETAAPTVGDEVRTPLVPAAFFKRHEVLSVPREDVFLHLTSSGTTGQKSQMFFDEWTIRSAQRMVARIFDHYGWITPDQPVNYLLYSYEPAPALKLGTSFTDNYLCDFAPARHTTHALRHTGTGHEFDVNGCIAALHRYAEDDVPVRILGFPAFLYFTLERMRAMGLPPLRLPEGSLVVLGGGWKGHADRQIAKDAFYAEVSERLGVPGDRIRDTFGSVEHCVPYVECAEHRLHVPVWSRAAVRDTGTLRPLPYGERGFLHLVSPYITSVPAHSVVMGDLASLHPGEECPCPSSTDWFTVHGRAGVSRNRSCAVAAAELMKGMA, via the coding sequence ATGAAACCCCATCTCGCTCCCGTCGAGGTTCCCGACCTCGCGGCACTCGGCCATGTGCAGCAGTTGTGCGACCTGGCGGAGCCGTACGCGCATGGCAGGGCCGCCGACGAGCTGTTCGCCGCGGCGATGGCCGAGACCAACGCCTGGCACGCCGGCCGCTCGTCCTTCTTCGCCGCCCTGCTCGACGACCCGGCCGAGACCGCGGCACCCACCGTCGGCGACGAGGTGCGCACCCCGCTCGTGCCCGCCGCGTTCTTCAAACGCCATGAGGTGCTGTCGGTCCCCCGCGAGGACGTGTTCCTGCACCTGACCTCCTCGGGCACCACGGGCCAGAAGTCGCAGATGTTCTTCGACGAGTGGACCATCCGCTCCGCGCAGCGCATGGTGGCCCGGATCTTCGACCACTACGGCTGGATCACCCCCGACCAGCCGGTCAACTACCTGCTCTACAGCTACGAGCCGGCACCGGCGCTCAAGCTGGGCACCTCGTTCACCGACAACTACCTGTGCGACTTCGCCCCGGCCCGGCACACCACGCATGCCCTGCGGCACACCGGCACCGGCCACGAGTTCGACGTGAACGGCTGCATCGCGGCGCTCCACCGCTACGCCGAGGACGACGTACCGGTGCGCATCCTGGGCTTCCCCGCGTTCCTGTACTTCACCCTGGAGCGGATGCGGGCGATGGGCCTGCCGCCGCTGCGGCTGCCCGAGGGCTCCCTGGTGGTGCTCGGCGGCGGCTGGAAGGGCCACGCCGACCGGCAGATCGCCAAGGACGCGTTCTACGCCGAGGTGAGCGAACGGCTCGGCGTCCCGGGCGACCGGATCCGCGACACCTTCGGCTCGGTCGAGCACTGCGTGCCCTACGTCGAGTGCGCCGAGCACCGGCTGCACGTGCCCGTGTGGTCACGCGCGGCGGTGCGGGACACCGGGACGCTGCGCCCGCTGCCGTACGGCGAACGCGGGTTCCTGCACCTGGTCAGCCCGTACATCACCTCGGTGCCCGCGCACAGCGTGGTGATGGGCGACCTCGCGTCGCTGCATCCGGGCGAGGAGTGCCCGTGCCCGTCGTCCACCGACTGGTTCACCGTGCACGGCCGTGCCGGGGTGAGCCGCAACCGCAGCTGCGCCGTCGCCGCCGCCGAACTGATGAAGGGAATGGCGTGA
- a CDS encoding acyl-CoA reductase, with amino-acid sequence MTTSVLHLWQGEFVDEAEAGRRLDALPELAGRVLSRPLPTDVVLGACAAVARDLTDPASALYGRLAAHLPAGEAPAVLGELAAALTREALERKLRRELGGLRPERLTRPDARETVYEAWAPVGLLVHIAPGNAAAVAPLSVVEGLLAGNLNVLKTSSSDPGLALDLLAALGAADPSGLIAERVVALRFPSSRRAWLEALCGHADTIAVWGGEDAVRAAGELAPSGCQVVAWGHRISFAYLTGRAASEVDVLDVLAEDVCRLEQQACSSPQVIYLDTEDTGELFAFAGRFAERLAKVSGARPAPLPGPAERAEITTVQQLALLEQHLGLTRVFAAEDGSWRVLADTRPALDASPLHRSVRVKPLPRHAVTATLRPMRRYLQTAAVAGDRADVAALSRAMFAAGVTRVTPVGSMLESYDGEPHDGVYALQRYSRRVSLRTADPDFTTVACPDDLTAPPVLPPAPDAPLLGKEGVQSALATLDPRHAHLYFRSGGSTGAPALSVFTCADYDNQMRAAADGLLAAGFDPARDRAANLFYCGGMYGSFISFFSILERLNATQIPMAAGPDHAVVADALITHDVDTLFGMPSYLWQLLHAEGDRLRAHGRIRKVFYGGEHFTAEQRRVLIDDFGVQVIRSAAYGSTDLGPLGYQCASSEGSVHHVLTDLHTLEILDPHEDRPVAPGEPGRLVFTSRARAGQRLERYEIGDLGRAVAGPCACGSHVPRLELLGRYGDVVRVGTYFVNYRRVAQAAQERLAYHGEVQMVVESGADRERLTVRLDEQYATDPEAARTALAHEVTELASAEEEGLLTLTVRTVPRDAFERTPTSGKLRTVIDLRS; translated from the coding sequence GTGACCACCTCCGTACTCCACCTCTGGCAGGGCGAGTTCGTCGACGAGGCAGAGGCCGGCCGACGGCTCGACGCGCTGCCGGAGCTCGCCGGACGGGTCCTGAGCCGTCCCCTGCCCACCGACGTGGTGCTCGGCGCCTGCGCCGCGGTCGCCCGCGACCTGACCGACCCCGCCTCCGCGCTGTACGGGCGGCTGGCCGCCCACCTGCCCGCCGGGGAGGCCCCTGCCGTCCTGGGCGAGCTGGCGGCCGCCCTGACCCGGGAGGCGCTCGAGCGCAAGCTGAGGCGAGAGCTGGGGGGCCTGCGCCCGGAACGGCTCACCCGGCCGGACGCCCGGGAGACGGTGTACGAGGCATGGGCACCGGTCGGCCTGCTGGTGCACATCGCACCGGGCAACGCAGCGGCCGTGGCGCCGCTGAGCGTCGTCGAGGGACTGCTGGCGGGCAACCTCAACGTGCTCAAGACCAGCAGCTCCGACCCGGGTCTCGCCCTCGACCTGCTCGCCGCCCTCGGTGCCGCCGACCCGTCCGGGCTGATCGCCGAACGCGTCGTCGCCCTGCGCTTCCCGTCCTCGCGCCGCGCGTGGCTCGAGGCGCTGTGCGGGCACGCCGACACGATCGCGGTGTGGGGTGGCGAGGACGCGGTACGGGCGGCGGGCGAACTGGCCCCGTCCGGCTGCCAGGTGGTCGCGTGGGGCCATCGGATCTCCTTCGCCTACCTCACCGGACGGGCCGCGTCCGAGGTGGACGTGCTCGACGTACTCGCCGAGGATGTCTGCCGACTGGAACAACAGGCCTGCTCCAGCCCGCAGGTGATCTACCTCGACACCGAGGACACCGGGGAACTGTTCGCGTTCGCGGGCCGGTTCGCCGAGCGGCTGGCGAAGGTCTCCGGCGCTCGGCCGGCGCCGCTGCCAGGCCCGGCCGAACGTGCCGAGATCACCACCGTGCAGCAGCTCGCCCTGCTCGAACAACACCTGGGTCTCACTCGTGTGTTCGCGGCCGAGGACGGTTCCTGGCGGGTGCTGGCCGACACCCGGCCCGCACTCGACGCCTCTCCGCTCCACCGCAGCGTCCGGGTCAAGCCGCTGCCCCGGCACGCGGTCACCGCGACGCTGCGGCCCATGCGCCGCTACCTGCAGACGGCGGCGGTCGCGGGCGACCGCGCCGACGTGGCCGCGCTCTCCCGGGCGATGTTCGCCGCGGGTGTCACCCGCGTCACCCCGGTCGGCTCCATGCTGGAGAGCTACGACGGCGAACCACACGACGGCGTCTACGCGTTGCAGCGCTACAGCCGCAGGGTGAGCCTGCGCACGGCGGACCCGGACTTCACGACCGTCGCCTGCCCCGACGACCTGACAGCGCCCCCCGTTCTGCCTCCCGCGCCGGACGCACCGCTGCTGGGCAAGGAGGGTGTGCAAAGTGCCCTCGCCACCCTGGACCCGCGCCACGCACACCTGTACTTCCGCAGCGGCGGCTCCACGGGCGCTCCCGCGCTGTCGGTGTTCACCTGCGCCGACTACGACAACCAGATGCGCGCCGCGGCGGACGGACTGCTCGCCGCCGGCTTCGACCCGGCCCGCGACCGAGCGGCCAACCTCTTCTACTGCGGCGGGATGTACGGCAGCTTCATCAGCTTCTTCTCCATCCTGGAGCGGCTGAACGCCACCCAGATCCCGATGGCCGCGGGCCCCGACCACGCCGTGGTCGCCGACGCACTGATCACCCACGACGTGGACACCCTCTTCGGCATGCCCTCCTACCTGTGGCAGCTGCTGCACGCCGAGGGCGACCGGTTGCGGGCCCACGGCCGGATCCGGAAGGTGTTCTACGGCGGCGAGCACTTCACGGCCGAGCAACGCCGCGTGCTCATTGATGACTTCGGAGTCCAGGTCATCCGCTCCGCGGCCTACGGCAGCACCGATCTCGGCCCCCTGGGCTACCAGTGCGCCTCCTCCGAGGGCTCCGTCCACCATGTGCTGACCGACCTGCACACCCTGGAGATCCTTGACCCCCACGAGGACCGGCCGGTCGCGCCGGGCGAGCCGGGACGGCTCGTGTTCACCTCCCGGGCGCGGGCGGGCCAGCGGCTGGAACGCTACGAGATCGGTGACCTGGGCCGTGCCGTCGCGGGCCCGTGCGCGTGCGGCAGCCACGTGCCCCGGCTGGAACTCCTCGGACGCTACGGCGACGTCGTGCGGGTGGGCACGTACTTCGTCAACTACCGGCGCGTCGCCCAAGCGGCGCAGGAGCGGCTCGCCTACCACGGCGAGGTGCAGATGGTCGTCGAGTCGGGCGCGGACCGGGAACGGCTGACCGTCCGCCTCGACGAGCAGTACGCCACCGACCCCGAGGCCGCCCGCACGGCACTCGCGCACGAGGTGACGGAACTGGCCTCGGCCGAGGAAGAAGGACTGCTGACACTCACCGTGCGGACCGTCCCCCGGGACGCGTTCGAACGCACCCCGACCAGCGGAAAACTGCGCACGGTCATCGACCTGCGCAGCTGA
- a CDS encoding DUF4232 domain-containing protein, with amino-acid sequence MTKQYRAHPHRTAEDTRPALYGHSRIARAALAAMTAAGLCATGTAVAQAASATTPTCSVSALTASFGRGLAGGMNHQGVVLKLKNTSARTCLLRGYPGLGLENAAHRTLHSTTHWGDTWYARSPAKSTLTLRQGQSAEAVISWTHADSGTPDAVHAAYLQVTPPAATSHKTLEFPQWVDHGDLRVTALARRIPVND; translated from the coding sequence ATGACGAAGCAGTACCGCGCCCACCCGCACCGCACCGCTGAGGACACCCGCCCCGCGCTGTACGGCCACTCGCGCATCGCGCGCGCGGCGCTGGCCGCGATGACCGCCGCCGGGCTGTGCGCGACCGGCACCGCGGTCGCGCAGGCCGCCTCGGCCACCACGCCGACCTGCTCCGTGTCGGCCCTGACCGCCTCCTTCGGCCGGGGCCTGGCCGGCGGCATGAACCACCAGGGTGTGGTCCTCAAGCTGAAGAACACCAGCGCCCGTACCTGCCTGCTGCGTGGCTACCCCGGCCTTGGCCTGGAGAACGCCGCTCACCGGACGCTGCACTCCACCACCCACTGGGGCGACACCTGGTACGCCAGGAGCCCGGCCAAGTCCACTCTCACCCTCCGGCAGGGCCAGAGTGCCGAGGCGGTCATATCGTGGACCCACGCCGACTCCGGCACCCCGGACGCCGTCCACGCCGCCTACCTCCAGGTCACTCCTCCCGCTGCCACCAGCCACAAGACGCTGGAGTTCCCCCAGTGGGTGGACCATGGAGACCTCCGGGTCACCGCCCTCGCCCGCCGGATCCCCGTCAACGACTGA
- a CDS encoding restriction endonuclease: MDYAVLDPDEFERAIAELCVRDGCTDVEVVGGAGDLGADVLAVAPSGHRLVVQCKRYGEGNRVGSQDLQRFGGTCFTVHEADIAVLVTTADFTAPALEYAEQCGIVCMDAEALTAWHLGTGPSPWETSYEA; encoded by the coding sequence ATGGACTACGCGGTCCTGGACCCCGATGAGTTCGAGCGGGCGATAGCCGAGCTGTGTGTCCGCGACGGATGCACGGACGTCGAAGTGGTCGGCGGAGCGGGCGACTTGGGAGCGGACGTCCTCGCGGTGGCCCCGAGCGGACACCGCCTGGTGGTGCAGTGCAAACGGTACGGCGAGGGCAACAGGGTCGGCTCGCAGGACCTCCAGCGTTTCGGCGGTACCTGCTTCACCGTCCACGAAGCCGACATCGCCGTCCTCGTGACCACCGCCGACTTCACGGCACCGGCCCTGGAGTACGCCGAGCAGTGCGGGATCGTGTGCATGGACGCCGAGGCCCTCACGGCGTGGCATCTGGGCACGGGGCCCAGCCCATGGGAGACGTCCTACGAGGCGTGA
- a CDS encoding TetR/AcrR family transcriptional regulator produces the protein MSTGTEGGSMSEARARLLDTATRIFYAEGIHSVGVDRIIAEAQVTRATLYRHFKGKEELILSYLQRADHGMRGQVAAIREQGLSAPDTVRAVSRSIAEGIQSAGFRGCAFLNAAAEYPEPGHPVHRAVLDHRHWFLETATQLLEDAGCAPAEVAGRHFVMLRDGAMAAGCLSDPKPVCETFLHGVEGILRTGTASASDSDGPGTPSA, from the coding sequence ATGAGTACGGGCACAGAGGGCGGGAGCATGTCTGAGGCACGGGCGCGGCTGCTCGACACGGCCACCCGGATCTTCTACGCCGAGGGGATCCACTCCGTCGGCGTGGACCGGATCATCGCGGAGGCTCAGGTCACTCGCGCGACCCTGTACCGGCACTTCAAGGGAAAGGAGGAGTTGATCCTTTCCTACCTCCAGCGGGCCGATCACGGCATGAGGGGCCAGGTGGCTGCCATCCGAGAACAGGGCCTGTCGGCGCCCGACACGGTCCGCGCCGTCAGCCGGTCCATCGCCGAGGGCATCCAGTCCGCCGGGTTCCGCGGATGTGCCTTCCTCAACGCGGCGGCCGAGTATCCCGAGCCCGGGCACCCCGTCCACCGGGCCGTGCTGGACCATCGGCACTGGTTCCTGGAGACCGCCACACAGCTCCTGGAAGACGCCGGCTGTGCTCCCGCCGAAGTGGCGGGCCGGCACTTCGTCATGCTCCGGGACGGCGCCATGGCGGCCGGCTGCCTGTCCGACCCGAAGCCGGTCTGTGAGACCTTTCTGCACGGCGTCGAGGGCATCCTGCGGACGGGTACGGCGTCAGCGTCTGACTCGGACGGCCCCGGCACCCCGTCCGCATGA
- a CDS encoding serine hydrolase, which produces MIERRLRQVFSEAGCEGSVAALDVDSENRVMFGDAEPMVAASTFKIVVALELFCQGAEGMLDPTERVLLSPARATPGGQGFCIFEDVAEVSLRDAARMMLTISDNTATDLLIRRVSLSRVHDRLGRLGLDRIRLAGTIQQEFDAIGRDTGHAGWADMARAMSESASPADADRIWERALTSPSLRPGRITSATAGQMAALLQLIWLDRAGPAAACRAVRTLLGQQRLTRKIATGFGGEVRVAAKSGTLPGCASNDVGVVEYPDGSRFAVAVFTRPGRPARPGRRTLPPDSVLGAAARLAVEHLHRRRPSP; this is translated from the coding sequence ATGATCGAACGGAGACTGCGGCAGGTGTTCAGCGAGGCCGGGTGCGAAGGCAGTGTGGCCGCCCTGGACGTCGACAGTGAGAACCGGGTGATGTTCGGGGACGCCGAACCGATGGTCGCCGCGTCCACATTCAAGATCGTGGTGGCGCTGGAGCTGTTCTGCCAGGGCGCCGAGGGGATGCTCGATCCGACGGAACGTGTCCTCCTCTCGCCGGCGCGGGCCACGCCCGGCGGCCAGGGATTCTGCATCTTCGAGGACGTTGCCGAGGTGTCCCTGCGCGATGCCGCCCGGATGATGCTCACCATCAGCGACAACACCGCGACCGACCTGCTGATACGCCGGGTGTCACTGTCCCGCGTCCACGACCGGCTGGGTCGCCTGGGCCTCGACCGGATACGGCTGGCGGGGACGATCCAGCAGGAGTTCGACGCCATCGGCCGCGACACGGGCCACGCGGGCTGGGCCGACATGGCCCGCGCGATGAGCGAATCCGCCTCCCCCGCGGACGCCGACCGTATCTGGGAGCGCGCCCTGACCTCACCGTCCCTGCGGCCCGGCCGCATCACCAGCGCGACTGCCGGGCAGATGGCGGCCCTGCTGCAACTGATCTGGCTCGACCGGGCCGGCCCCGCAGCCGCCTGCCGGGCGGTGCGCACCCTGCTCGGCCAGCAGCGGCTGACCCGGAAGATCGCCACCGGGTTCGGCGGCGAGGTGCGGGTGGCAGCCAAATCGGGAACCCTGCCCGGCTGCGCCAGCAACGACGTGGGGGTCGTGGAGTACCCGGACGGTTCCCGGTTCGCCGTGGCGGTGTTCACCCGACCGGGCCGACCGGCCCGACCGGGCCGGAGAACCCTGCCGCCCGATTCAGTCCTCGGTGCGGCGGCCCGACTGGCGGTCGAACACCTTCACCGGCGGCGCCCGTCCCCTTGA
- a CDS encoding phage holin family protein, translating to MGELVQRASQQLSELVRGELRLAQAEMKEKGKRYGKGGGLFGGAGLVGFLMLEALVATVIAALAVALPVWAAGLIVTAVLGLVAAVMALTGKKEVSSAAPPAPEETIENVKADVAEIKESAHR from the coding sequence GTGGGTGAGCTGGTGCAGCGTGCCTCGCAGCAGCTCAGTGAGCTGGTGCGCGGGGAACTGCGCTTGGCGCAGGCGGAGATGAAGGAGAAGGGCAAGCGCTACGGCAAGGGCGGCGGGCTGTTCGGCGGTGCCGGACTGGTCGGGTTCCTGATGCTGGAGGCCCTGGTGGCCACCGTCATCGCCGCGCTCGCGGTGGCACTGCCGGTGTGGGCCGCGGGCCTCATCGTGACCGCGGTCCTCGGCCTGGTCGCCGCGGTGATGGCGCTGACCGGGAAGAAGGAGGTCTCCTCGGCCGCCCCGCCCGCGCCCGAGGAGACGATCGAGAACGTGAAGGCCGACGTGGCCGAGATCAAGGAGAGTGCCCACCGATGA
- a CDS encoding DUF3618 domain-containing protein has protein sequence MTQPPHDEPTAQSPEELREQIEHTRHELGDTVQALAAKTDVKARAQEKAAEMKEQAAVKAGELKEQAALKAEQVKAKAAEAASRVQDKLPDPVRERAVQAAGQARATTAQGLHKARGNRQLLVAAAAAGTLVWLIRRKKR, from the coding sequence ATGACGCAGCCGCCTCACGACGAGCCCACCGCGCAGAGCCCGGAGGAACTGCGCGAGCAGATCGAGCACACCCGACACGAGCTCGGCGACACCGTCCAGGCGCTCGCGGCCAAGACCGACGTCAAGGCCCGCGCGCAGGAGAAGGCCGCCGAGATGAAGGAACAGGCCGCCGTGAAGGCCGGGGAGCTGAAGGAACAAGCCGCACTCAAGGCCGAGCAGGTCAAGGCCAAGGCTGCCGAAGCCGCGTCCCGCGTCCAGGACAAGCTGCCCGACCCGGTCAGGGAGCGGGCCGTCCAGGCCGCCGGGCAGGCACGGGCCACCACGGCCCAGGGCCTGCACAAGGCACGCGGCAACCGCCAACTGCTCGTCGCGGCCGCCGCCGCGGGCACGCTCGTGTGGCTGATCCGCCGCAAGAAGAGGTGA